CCAAATCGCTCCTGATGTCCGCTGGGATGTCCTCTCGGTCCATAAGCAACTGGGCATAGCCAGTGACTGCGGTGAGAGGATTATTTATCTCGTGGGCAACGCCGGCTGCCATCTCGCCCACAGAAGCCAGGCGGCTGGTAGCTTGAGCCTTTAGCTCCAGTTGTCTCCTGTCATCTTCAGCCTGCTGGCGCTCGGTAATATCACGACCGACGCCCCGAAAACCGATAATTCCCCCTACCTGGCTGCGCAAAAGAGAAACGGAGGCCTCGGCAAATCCTACGCTCCCATCCTTTCTGATGACTTTCCAGAGAAAGCCTTTATTCGGCTCGCCCGTTCTGAAGACCTGGTTAAAAGCCTCATACACGTGCTTGACATCATCTTCAGCCGTAAAGCCCCGATAATTCACCCCCAGTAGCTCCTCCATGGAATATCCCAGGTTGCGGCACGTAGCATCATTGACGAAGGTGATATTGCCGGCAAGGTCTACCTCAAAATAGCTATCCTCCATTTGTTTGAGTATAGTCCGGTATTTTCCCTCGGATTGCCGCAGCGCCTCCTCTGCCCGCTTGCGCTCGGTGATGTCACGGGAAATCCCTATTAGCCCGATAGGACGACCATTCTCATCACGCAGGAAGGTCACTATCATTTCCACCCAGACCGTAGAGCCGTCTTTGCAGGTATGTTCAAGTTCTAGCATACGCGATCTAGTCAAATCCTTCTGTTCCGTGCCTTCTATGGCTAGTTCCTCCTCAAAAGCCTTCATAACCACCTCAAGTGAGGACGGAGTAAAGATTTCCTCCACTGACTGAGACATAACTTCTTCAGCGGTATAGCCCCGGACCTGCAAAACAGATGGGCTCATATAGGTGAACTGCAAATTCATATCCATGGTCCAGATGATGTCTCTGGCATTCTCGGCGAGCAAGCGATATCTCTGTTCGCTCTTTTGCAGCATCTCCTCCGCCCGCTTGCGCTCGGTGAGGTCGCGGGCAATTCCCTGACACGCGTAAAGTTTTCCCTCGCGGTAGATAGCAGATGCTGTGGCCTCCACATCCACATACCCACCATCCTTACGCCTCAGCCTGAACTCATATGCCTGTCTCTGAGTCCCAGTATCTCTCACCTCTTCGAGGGCGGCCAAAGCCTTAGGTAACTGGTCTTCGCTCAATAGGGAAGCAAAATTGAGACTAGGGATGTCTTTTCTGTCATAACCCATCAATTTCAAGGCTTCATCGTTGGCGTCGAGAAAATTGCCTTCAAAATCATGTAAGTAAACGCAATCAGGTGAGCGGTCGAACAACGCCCGATACCGCTCCTCGCTCTCCCGCAGTGTCTTTTCCGCCTGCTTGCGCTCGGTGATATCCTGCGCGATCCCTCTGATGACTAATGGATTGCCTGCCTCGTCCAAGATGAGTTCACCCGCTTCGGCCCATACCACGCGCACCATCCCGTCGGGCCAGATGACGCGGTATTCCAGCGGCATCGGCTTCTTGTCTTGGGTTACCGAAAGGTTTGCCCGCTCGACTGCAGCGCGGTCATCAGGATGGATGGCGCGGGCAATAACATCGGCTAAATCGCCGATGAAGTCGTCTTTATCAATGCCGAAGATACTATACATCTGCTCCGACCATTCCAACTGGTTGGATTGGATGTGCCATACCCAGTTTCCCACATTGGCGACTATCTGGGCTTTTTTCAGTTCGGTTTCAGATTCGCGAAGCCTCTCTTCCGCCCGCTTGCGCTCGGTGATATCACGGACGAATACAAACATCCGTCCACCGTCAGTTGACAAATAGTTGACACTTATCTCAACGTCAACAATCTCGCCATCCTTACGTCGGTGACGGGTTTCAAAGCGGTCGTGGCCAACCTCCTTTATCTTTCGGATGCGTTGGGCTGTCTCCTCTGGTTTCTCTACAGCTTCAACATCAGGTATTGACATATTTAGAAGCTCTTCACGGCTGTAACCTGTCAGATGGCAGTAAGCCTCGTTCACATCTAAGAAGCGCCCCTGCATATCCACCAGCCAAAAACCATCTATGGTGGTGCGAATGATAGCCTGGTACTCCTGTTCCCGGGCTTTGCGCTCGGTGATGTCACGGATGATTTCCTGGAGGTACGTTTTATTTTCTATCTTGATGCTCCGGCCGCTGACTTCCACAGGAAAAGTGGAGCCATCTTTGCGTTGATGTATGGCTTCTGCTATGATTGCGCCTTTTTGCTGGATTTTACGTAGCTGTGCCTGATATGTGGGTAGGCCTCCGGGTGATATGAGAGCCGCCAGCGGCAGGCCTAGCATTTCCCGTCGCGTGTAGCCGTATGCTTCAAGCGCCTGGTCATTAACTTCGACGATGTGTTGATCCTCAGCGATCAAGAGGATGATGTCATTGGCGTATTTCACCAGATACTCAAAGTGGCGGCGCAGTGCCTGAGCCTCAATTTCTGCCTGATACAATGTCTGATACACCAGCCTTTGCCTCCGCTGCCAGATGAGCCCGATGACGGCAATCGCAGCAGCCAGCAGTCCAGCGGAGAAAGCTATAATGAGACTAGACCCAAAGCGCCATGCCGAGAATGCCTCGCTGGTATCGATTTTGGCTACCATAT
This window of the Chloroflexota bacterium genome carries:
- a CDS encoding PAS domain S-box protein, producing MARKPLGKEKFKAPLNGTPKSTSPLSPYRFHLMIALVAVVILLGGYVFYYFQEQQMRQRIESGLSIVAQLKAEQIVEWRAERLMDADMLVESPFFTEGVERYVASPTDTEIKNKILARLAIIAKSYPYQDILLVDVNGKVLLSLNDNVHRLSDVTLSQLAVAIKEHKAVMVDFHYPPDSNSPHLDVIAPLFPWGQDSQSALGAVVFCIDPSQYLYPLIQSQPVPSETAEILLVERDGDQVLFLNDLRFQKDTALKLRIPLNQQEAPAVMAVLGKEGVVEGKDYREVEVLAALKHIPDSPWYMVAKIDTSEAFSAWRFGSSLIIAFSAGLLAAAIAVIGLIWQRRQRLVYQTLYQAEIEAQALRRHFEYLVKYANDIILLIAEDQHIVEVNDQALEAYGYTRREMLGLPLAALISPGGLPTYQAQLRKIQQKGAIIAEAIHQRKDGSTFPVEVSGRSIKIENKTYLQEIIRDITERKAREQEYQAIIRTTIDGFWLVDMQGRFLDVNEAYCHLTGYSREELLNMSIPDVEAVEKPEETAQRIRKIKEVGHDRFETRHRRKDGEIVDVEISVNYLSTDGGRMFVFVRDITERKRAEERLRESETELKKAQIVANVGNWVWHIQSNQLEWSEQMYSIFGIDKDDFIGDLADVIARAIHPDDRAAVERANLSVTQDKKPMPLEYRVIWPDGMVRVVWAEAGELILDEAGNPLVIRGIAQDITERKQAEKTLRESEERYRALFDRSPDCVYLHDFEGNFLDANDEALKLMGYDRKDIPSLNFASLLSEDQLPKALAALEEVRDTGTQRQAYEFRLRRKDGGYVDVEATASAIYREGKLYACQGIARDLTERKRAEEMLQKSEQRYRLLAENARDIIWTMDMNLQFTYMSPSVLQVRGYTAEEVMSQSVEEIFTPSSLEVVMKAFEEELAIEGTEQKDLTRSRMLELEHTCKDGSTVWVEMIVTFLRDENGRPIGLIGISRDITERKRAEEALRQSEGKYRTILKQMEDSYFEVDLAGNITFVNDATCRNLGYSMEELLGVNYRGFTAEDDVKHVYEAFNQVFRTGEPNKGFLWKVIRKDGSVGFAEASVSLLRSQVGGIIGFRGVGRDITERQQAEDDRRQLELKAQATSRLASVGEMAAGVAHEINNPLTAVTGYAQLLMDREDIPADIRSDL